Proteins encoded in a region of the Lemur catta isolate mLemCat1 chromosome 14, mLemCat1.pri, whole genome shotgun sequence genome:
- the SIRT1 gene encoding NAD-dependent protein deacetylase sirtuin-1 isoform X2, which translates to MCLCSGRKTILEIYPGQFQPSLCHKFIALSDKEGKLLRNYTQNIDTLEQVAGIQRIIQCHGSFATASCLICKYKVDCEAVRGDIFNQIVPRCPRCPADEPLAIMKPEIVFFGENLPEQFHRAMKYDKDEVDLLIVIGSSLKVRPVALIPSSIPHEVPQILINREPLPHLHFDVELLGDCDVIINELCHRLGGEYAKLCCNPVKLSEITEKPPRTQKELAHLSELPPTPLHISEDSSSPERTSPADTSVMVTSLDQATKSNDDLDVSQTKGCMEEKSQEVQTSRNVESFAEQLENSDLRNVSSNTGKKNERTSVAETVRKCWPSRLAKEQISKRLDGNQYLFLPPNRYIFHGAEVYSDSEDDVLSSSSCGSNSDSGTCQSPSLEEPIEDESEIEEFYNGLEDEPGVPERAGGTGFGADRGDPEAVNEAISVKQEVIDMNYSSDKS; encoded by the exons ATGTGCCTGTGCAGTGGAAGGAAAACAATTTTG GAAATATATCCTGGACAATTCCAACCATCTCTCTGTCACAAATTCATAGCCTTATCagataaagaaggaaaactaCTTCGCAACTATACTCAGAACATAGATACGCTGGAACAGGTTGCAGGAATCCAAAGGATAATTCAATGTCATG GTTCCTTTGCAACAGCATCTTGCCTGATTTGTAAATACAAAGTTGACTGTGAAGCTGTACGAGGAGATATTTTTAATCAG ATAGTTCCTAGATGTCCTAGGTGCCCAGCTGATGAACCACTTGCTATCATGAAACCAGAGATTGTCTTTTTTGGTGAAAATTTACCAGAACAGTTTCATAGAGCCATGAAATATGACAAAGATGAAGTTGATCTCCTTATTGTTATTGGGTCATCCCTGAAAGTAAGACCAGTAGCACTAATTCCAA GTTCCATACCCCATGAAGTGCCTCAGATATTAATTAATAGAGAACCTTTGCCTCATCTGCATTTTGATGTAGAGCTTCTTGGTGACTGTGATGTCATAATTAATGAATTGTGTCATAGGTTAGGTGGCGAATATGCCAAACTTTGCTGTAACCCTGTAAAGCTTTCAGAAATTACTGAAAAACCTCCACGAACACAAAAAGAGTTGGCTCATTTGTCAGAGTTGCCACCCACACCTCTTCATATTTCAGAAGACTCAAGTTCACCAGAAAGAACTTCACCAGCAGATACTTCAGTGATGGTTACAAGTTTAGACCAAGCAACTAAGAGTAATGATGATTTAGATGTATCCCAAACAAAAGGCTGTATGGAAGAGAAATCACAGGAAGTACAGACTTCTAGGAACGTCGAAAGTTTTGCTGAACAGTTGGAAAATTCCGATTTGAGGAATGTTAGTTCAAATactgggaagaaaaatgaaagaacttCAGTTGCTGAAACAGTGAGAAAGTGCTGGCCCAGTAGACTTGCAAAGGAACAGATCAGTAAGCGGCTTGATG GTAATCAGTATCTGTTTTTGCCACCAAATCGTTACATTTTCCATGGCGCTGAGGTATATTCAGACTCTGAAGATGATGTCTTATCCTCTAGTTCTTGTGGCAGTAACAGTGATAGTGGAACATGCCAGAGTCCAAGTTTAGAAGAACCCATTGAGGACGAAAGTGAAATTGAAGAATTCTACAATGGCTTAGAAGATGAGCCTGGTGTTCCAGAGAGAGCTGGAGGAACTGGATTTGGGGCTGACAGAGGTGATCCAGAGGCAGTTAATGAAGCTATATCTGTGAAACAGGAAGTAATAGACATGAACTATTCGTCAGACAAATCATAG